The Anaerobacillus sp. CMMVII genomic interval AGCCTCAATACGAAGTGAACGAAACCATTACTTTCCACGATTCATGTTATTTAGGTCGTTACAATGAAGTTTATGAAGCGCCAAGAAACGTTTTACGAGCTATACCTGGCGTGAAGCTAGTTGAAATGGAGCGTAACCGTGAAAACGGAATGTGCTGTGGTGCAGGTGGCGGCTTAATGTGGATGGAAGAACATGTAGGCACAAGAGTAAATGTTGCCAGAACTGAACAAGCACTAGAAGTGAACCCAACTGTCATTAGCAGTGGCTGTCCATATTGCTTAACAATGCTGAGCGATGGAACAAAAGCCAAAGAAGTTGATGAAACCATTCAGACATTGGATGTAGTTGAAATTTTAGAAAAATCGTTATTTAAGTCTGCTATTTAATGAATTTCATCATTCATTATTTTCGCAACTACAGTTAGCTCGGTTAAGGTAATTATGAAATTCACTCGACTAGATAAGAAATAAAAAACTTTTAAAGAAAATAATAGAAAGAAAATTAAAAATATTGTAAAATTAGGAAAGAAAACAATTTTGTGTGAGTAAAATGTGGTGTGCCTGACCAATAGGCACACCACCAACCTAAATTTATCTGTGAAAAATAGGCTCCCCTACAGTTTAGGAGGAAAGTTGTTTTTTCTAGAAAGATAATCATGTATAACCGTTTTTAGTAGTTAATGTCGAGCTCTAGCGCCTAGCCCCTCGAGGTCAAAAACACGTGTTCACTTAAATGCTGCCTCTGTGGTCCAGTGGGTCCTCGAGGCAAAGCTGCATGAAGTAACTCTAGAAGTAACACATGTTGTGAACGAGGTCAGTAGCTTTTGTCGGGGCTAAGCAAGGCGTTTGCGCTTTTCTTTATGCCGAACACCTGAGCGAGCGTTCAATCGAAGTAACTCATTTTTAAAGGAGGAAGTTGAGATGACAAGAACAGTAATCGTAAGCGGAGCTAGAACACCATTCGGGAAATTTGGAGGAAGTTTTAATAACTTAAAGGCTGTAGAACTTGGTGGTATTGCCATTAAAGAAGCTTTGGTAAGAGGAAATGTAAACGCTTCAGAAGTTGACGAGTGTATCTTAGGGATGGTCCTACAAGGAGGCCAAGGTCAAATTCCGTCACGCCAAGCTGCGAGTCTCGGTGGCTTACCTTATAGTGTCCCAACAGAAACGATTAATAAAGTTTGTGCCTCTGGAATGAGAAGTATTACTCTGGGTGACCAACTGATTCGAGCAAAAGACGCAGAAGTCGTTGTCGCTGGTGGGATGGAATCGATGAGTCATGCCCCTTATTTTATGTCAAAGGCTCGCTTCGGTTTTCGTATGGGCGATGGCAAGGTTCATGATTTAATGGTTCATGACGGGCTTACATGCTCATTCAAAGGTGTTCACATGGGTTCATATGGAAACGGAGTAGCAAAAGAACTAGAAATTACTCGTGAAGAGCAGGATCAATGGGCTCTTCGCAGTCACCAAAAGGCAGTCGAAGCGATAAAAGCAGGAAGACTTTCCGATGAAATCGTTGCCGTCGAAGTACCAGTTCGAAAGGGTGATCCAATCGTTGTATCACAAGACGAATCACCAAGAGCAGATACCTCAATTGAAAGATTGTCTAAACTTGCCCCTGTCTTTGACTCTACAGGTTCAATTACTGCTGGAAATGCCCCAGGAGTAAATGACGGTGCCTGTGCAGTCGTTCTGATGTCTGAAGAAAAAGCACAAGCAGAAGGAAAAGACGTCCTAGCAACAATCATTGGTCATACATCCTTAGCAATTGAACCAGAAAATTTTCCGAAGACTCCAGGCTTGGTCATTAATAAATTGTTATCGAAAACAGGAAAATCAATCGAAGAGATCGATTTATTTGAAGTAAACGAAGCATTTGCAGCAGTTGCCCTTGCAAGTAATCGAATTTCAGGTCTTGACCCTGAAAAAGTAAACGTTAATGGTGGGGCAGTTGCTCTTGGTCACCCAATTGGTGCCAGTGGCGCAAGAATTGTTCTTACCTTAGCTTACGAATTAAAGCGTCGCGGTGGCGGTATCGGAATTGCGGCCATCTGTAGCGGCGGTGGGCAAGGAGATGCGATCCTTATAGAAGTGTAAAAAACAGTTATGAGTGTTGAGTTATGAGTTATGAGTTATGAGTTTGTTTGAAAGCGATGCTCCAAAGTAAGTGCTAGGCAACTCAAACTAAAAAGACAAATCAATAATACGAAATTTAGGTAAATGTGTTGAGTGATGGTGAAGAGTTTTGAGTTAGTTTGCATGGGTTGCTACGAAGCAAAGCCCTAGCCAACTCAAAACTCACCCCTCAAAACTCAAAACTACCAATTAATAAAGTGGGGGAAACGATAATGGAAATGAATAAGGTAATGGTTATTGGTGCAGGGCAAATGGGTTCTGGTATTGCTCAGGTCTGCGCGCAAGCAGGTTATGAAGTGCTTTTAAATGATATTAAAGATGAATTTGTCGATCGTGGGTTAGGAATTATTAGTAAAAACCTCAACCGACAAGTTGAAAAAGGAAGATTAGCAGAAGAAGAACGTGATGCAATTCTTAACCGTATTACAGCCTCAGTTCAGCTAGAAGACGCTAGTGATGCTGACTTGGTTATTGAAGCGGCAGTAGAAAATATGGAAATCAAAGCAAAAATCTTCGCACAACTAGACGAAATCGCTCCAGCACATGCCATCTTAGCAACTAATACATCATCGCTCCCAATAACAGAAATTGCAGCCGTTACGAAGCGTCCAGAAAAGGTCATCGGTATGCACTTTATGAATCCAGTTCCAGTTATGAAATTAATCGAAGTGATCCGAGGCTTAGCTACTTCTGATGAAGTTTACGAAGTGATCGAGAACATGTCCCATAAATTAAACAAAACTCCAGTCGAAGTCAACGATTTCCCTGGCTTTGTAGCAAATCGTATTTTAATGCCGATGATCAATGAGGCCATTTATACAGTCTACGAAGGTGTAGCTACTCCAGAAGCGGTTGATGAGGTTATGAAGTTAGGAATGAACCATCCAATGGGTCCATTAACCCTTGCTGATTTTATTGGTCTTGATACTTGCCTTTACATTATGGAAACCTTACACGAAGGCTTTGGTGATGACAAATATCGCCCATGCCCATTACTAAGAAAATACGTGAAAGCTGGCTGGCTCGGTAGAAAATCAGGTCGAGGATTTTATAACTACAGTTGAGAGTGTAGAGTGTAAAGTTTAGAGTTGTGAAAGCTTTGCTTCGTTGCGATGCTCTCACCAACTCTACACTCTACACTTTAAACTCTACACTTAAAAAGGGGATGTTGACATGGAGTTGCGGTTTACTGAAGAACAAGAAATGATGCGGAAGATGGTTCGTGATTTTGCCCAAGAGCAAATTGCACCAATGGTTGAAGATATGGAGGAAAACGATCGCTTTCCTCGTGAAATTATAAAGCAAATGGGAGAGCTTGGCCTTTTAGGGATCCCAATTTCTGAAGAATATGGTGGCTCTGATATGGATTTTACTTCGTATATCATTGCCATTCACGAGCTATCAAAGGTGAGTGCGACAGTCGGGGTTATCTTGTCGGTACACACATCTGTTGGTACGAACCCAATCCTTTATTTTGGAACTGAGGAACAAAAGCAAAAATACGTTCCGAAGCTTGCGACAGGAGAATATTTAGGGGCCTTTGCGATAACTGAGCCTGGGGCTGGTAGTGATGCAGCAAGTATTAAAACGACAGCTGTAAAAAATGGTGATCATTACATCCTAAATGGTTCAAAGATATTTATTACAAATGCAGGTGAAGCTGATACGTATATTGTCTCGGCTAAAACAGATTCAAGTGCAGGGGTAAAAGGAATTTCTACTTTTATTGTTGAGAAGGATACACCAGGATTTTCAGTTGGCAAAAAAGAGAAGAAGATGGGATTACATGGCTCAAATACGTGTGAACTCATTTTTGAGGATGCGGTAGTTCCAGTCAGCAACCTTCTAGGTGAAGAAGGTCAAGGCTTCAAAATATTAATGGCAAACCTTGATATCGGTCGGATCGGGATCGCGGCGCAGTCGTTAGGAATTGCCGAAGCTGCACTAGAAAGTGCAATTGGTTATGCCAAGGAACGGAAGCAGTTTGGCAAACCAATTGGCGCACAACAAGGACTTGGTTTTAAATTAGCTGATATGGCGACGAAGGTTGAGGCGGCAAAATTACTTGTGTATCGTGCAGCTGCACTTCGTCAACGTGGCTTACCATGTGGTCAGGAAGCATCAATGGCAAAGCTATTCGCTTCAAGGGCAGCGATGGAAGTTGCCACAGAGGCGATACAAGTTTTTGGTGGGTATGGTTATACGAAAGATTATCCAGTTGAGCGCTTTTTCAGGGATGCAAAAATCTGCGAGATTTATGAAGGTACTAGTGAGATACAAAGAATCGTGATAAGTAAGCATTTGTTAAGAGATTTATAGAAAACTAGGGGGATTAGCCAATGAACTTTTTATTAACTGAAGAACAAGAAATGATAAGAAAAATGGTCCGAGATTTTGCGAAAAATGAAGTTGCTCCATCAGCAGCAGAACGCGATGAAGAAGAACGCTTTGACCGTGGTATTTTTGACATGATGGGGGAACTAGGCTTAACAGGTATTCCATGGCCAGAAGAATATGGTGGAATTGGTGGCGACTTTTTATCCTATGCAATTGCCGTTGAAGAACTTTCACGCGTCTGCGCATCGGTAGGGGTAACGTTGTCAGCTCATACGTCGTTAGCAGGCTGGCCTGTTTATAAATTTGGTACAGAAGAACAAAAACAAAAGTTTTTACGACCGATGGCAGAAGGAAAGAAATTAGGTGCGTACGGTCTAACAGAGCCTGGGGCAGGATCAGACGTTTCAGCAATGAAAACAACTGCTAAAAAAGATGGCGATGACTACATTTTAGATGGTTCAAAAATCTTTATTACAAACGGTGGCGACGCCGAGATTTACGTCGTTTTCGCAGTAACACAACCAGAATTAAAGCATAAAGGAGTAAGTGCCTTTATCGTTGAAAAAGGAACTCCTGGATTTTCTTTCGGTAAAAAAGAAAAGAAATTAGGAATTCGTTCGTCATCTACGTTAGAAATCATTTTTGATAACTGTCGTGTACCTAAAGAAAATCTCCTTGGAAAAGAAGGCGAAGGATTTAAAATTGCGATGATGACTTTAGATGGCGGCCGTAATGGAATTGCAGCACAAGCTGTTGGTATCGCACAAGGAGCACTTGATGCAGCCGTTAATTACGCAAAAGAAAGAAAACAGTTTGGTAAACCGATTGGTGCCCAACAAGGTTTGGCATTTAAGATTGCCGATATGGCTACAAAGATTGAAGCTTCTAGATTACTAACGTACCAAGCTGCTTGGCGTGAGAGTGTAGGACTTCCGTACGGCAAAGAGTCAGCAATGTCAAAGCTATTTGCTGGTGATACTGCGATGGAAGTGGCGATTGAAGCCGTTCAAGTATTCGGTGGCTATGGCTATACAAAAGAATACCCAGTTGAACGCTATATGAGAGATGCGAAAATCACTCAAATCTACGAGGGAACAAACGAAATTCAAAGACTCGTTATATCCAAAATGCTATTGGCAGATTAAAATCAGTTTTGAGGTAGGCGTTATGAGTTTTGAGTTGTCTGAGAGAAAGCTTCGAAGCAAACTTTCAATTAACTCAAAACTCAACACTCAAAACTCATAACTAAGTAGGGGAGTGCATAAGTCGTTGAAAAAGAAGAAAGTACCTTCAATGGTAAAGGACCAGCAGCTAATTAAAAAAAGGCGAGAACAAATGATTAAGGCGGCAGTTACCCTTTTTAAAGAAAAAGGTTTCCATAGAACAACTACGAGAGAAATTGCAAAAGAGTCTGGATTTAGTATTGGTACTCTCTATGAGTACATTGGTTCGAAAGAAGATATTCTCTATCTCGTTTGTGACGCGATCTATGACGAAGTAAGTGAAAAGTTAAAGAAGCGGCTGACTCAAGATGTAGAGGGAATCGAAAGTTTAAAATCAGCGATTGCTGCGCTCTTTAAGGTCATTGACGACCTGCAAGATGAAGTTTTAGTCATGTACCAGGAGTCAAAGTCACTACCAAAAGAAGCGTTGGGCTATGTACTGCAAAAAGAAATGGACATGACAGCAATGATCGAGCAAATCATTCAAGAATGTGTTAAACAAGGTCACCTCGCTTTAGCTGATGAAGA includes:
- a CDS encoding acetyl-CoA C-acetyltransferase; this translates as MTRTVIVSGARTPFGKFGGSFNNLKAVELGGIAIKEALVRGNVNASEVDECILGMVLQGGQGQIPSRQAASLGGLPYSVPTETINKVCASGMRSITLGDQLIRAKDAEVVVAGGMESMSHAPYFMSKARFGFRMGDGKVHDLMVHDGLTCSFKGVHMGSYGNGVAKELEITREEQDQWALRSHQKAVEAIKAGRLSDEIVAVEVPVRKGDPIVVSQDESPRADTSIERLSKLAPVFDSTGSITAGNAPGVNDGACAVVLMSEEKAQAEGKDVLATIIGHTSLAIEPENFPKTPGLVINKLLSKTGKSIEEIDLFEVNEAFAAVALASNRISGLDPEKVNVNGGAVALGHPIGASGARIVLTLAYELKRRGGGIGIAAICSGGGQGDAILIEV
- a CDS encoding 3-hydroxybutyryl-CoA dehydrogenase, whose protein sequence is MEMNKVMVIGAGQMGSGIAQVCAQAGYEVLLNDIKDEFVDRGLGIISKNLNRQVEKGRLAEEERDAILNRITASVQLEDASDADLVIEAAVENMEIKAKIFAQLDEIAPAHAILATNTSSLPITEIAAVTKRPEKVIGMHFMNPVPVMKLIEVIRGLATSDEVYEVIENMSHKLNKTPVEVNDFPGFVANRILMPMINEAIYTVYEGVATPEAVDEVMKLGMNHPMGPLTLADFIGLDTCLYIMETLHEGFGDDKYRPCPLLRKYVKAGWLGRKSGRGFYNYS
- a CDS encoding acyl-CoA dehydrogenase; this encodes MELRFTEEQEMMRKMVRDFAQEQIAPMVEDMEENDRFPREIIKQMGELGLLGIPISEEYGGSDMDFTSYIIAIHELSKVSATVGVILSVHTSVGTNPILYFGTEEQKQKYVPKLATGEYLGAFAITEPGAGSDAASIKTTAVKNGDHYILNGSKIFITNAGEADTYIVSAKTDSSAGVKGISTFIVEKDTPGFSVGKKEKKMGLHGSNTCELIFEDAVVPVSNLLGEEGQGFKILMANLDIGRIGIAAQSLGIAEAALESAIGYAKERKQFGKPIGAQQGLGFKLADMATKVEAAKLLVYRAAALRQRGLPCGQEASMAKLFASRAAMEVATEAIQVFGGYGYTKDYPVERFFRDAKICEIYEGTSEIQRIVISKHLLRDL
- a CDS encoding acyl-CoA dehydrogenase; the protein is MNFLLTEEQEMIRKMVRDFAKNEVAPSAAERDEEERFDRGIFDMMGELGLTGIPWPEEYGGIGGDFLSYAIAVEELSRVCASVGVTLSAHTSLAGWPVYKFGTEEQKQKFLRPMAEGKKLGAYGLTEPGAGSDVSAMKTTAKKDGDDYILDGSKIFITNGGDAEIYVVFAVTQPELKHKGVSAFIVEKGTPGFSFGKKEKKLGIRSSSTLEIIFDNCRVPKENLLGKEGEGFKIAMMTLDGGRNGIAAQAVGIAQGALDAAVNYAKERKQFGKPIGAQQGLAFKIADMATKIEASRLLTYQAAWRESVGLPYGKESAMSKLFAGDTAMEVAIEAVQVFGGYGYTKEYPVERYMRDAKITQIYEGTNEIQRLVISKMLLAD
- a CDS encoding TetR/AcrR family transcriptional regulator, producing MKKKKVPSMVKDQQLIKKRREQMIKAAVTLFKEKGFHRTTTREIAKESGFSIGTLYEYIGSKEDILYLVCDAIYDEVSEKLKKRLTQDVEGIESLKSAIAALFKVIDDLQDEVLVMYQESKSLPKEALGYVLQKEMDMTAMIEQIIQECVKQGHLALADEEVKLAADNILVQAHMWTFRRWQVQKNYTLDQYIELQTKLLLDGLLKK